In the genome of Trichomycterus rosablanca isolate fTriRos1 chromosome 24, fTriRos1.hap1, whole genome shotgun sequence, one region contains:
- the tamm41 gene encoding phosphatidate cytidylyltransferase, mitochondrial isoform X3 has protein sequence MALAALQNSGVFYRRILSQFPQDTSLAFAYGSGVFKQAGTTQGQMRSNMLDFVFAVDDPVTWHTMNLIENRKHYSFLKYMGPNQIARIQNEYGAGVYYNTLVPLDERLIKYGVISTDVLMGDLLHWRTMYVAGRLHKPVRILMQKENGRLRAALVSNLKSAVTASFLMLPESFSEEELFLNIAGLSYAGDFRMVIGEDKSKVSNIVRDNMEHFRILYNNILQECPQAVYKPQQGRLEVRSGR, from the exons atggcGCTTGCAGCTTTGCAGAACAGCGGTGTGTTTTATAGGAGGATTTTATCTCAGTTTCCTCAGGACACTAGCTTAGCATTTGCTTATGGATCAGGTGTATTTAAACAAGCTGGTACTACTCAAGGTCAGATGAGG AGCAACATGCTGGACTTCGTCTTTGCCGTGGACGACCCTGTTACATGGCACACCATGAACCTCATAGAAAACAGAAAGCACTACTCTTTTCTGAAATATATGGGACCGAATCAGATCGCCAGAATCCAGAATGAGTACGGAGCCGGGGTGTACTACAACACCCTAGTGCCGTTGGATGAAAGG CTGATCAAGTACGGCGTTATCAGTACGGACGTGTTGATGGGCGACCTGCTGCACTGGAGAACCATGTACGTAGCAGGCAGACTGCACAAACCT GTGCGGATTCTGATGCAGAAGGAGAACGGGAGGCTGAGGGCCGCCCTGGTGTCGAATCTGAAGAGCGCCGTGACCGCCTCCTTCCTCATGCTGCCGGAGAGCTTCTCTGAGGAGGAACTCTTCCTCAACATCGCCGGACTCTCCTACGCTG GGGATTTCAGGATGGTGATCGGCGAGGACAAATCCAAAGTTTCCAACATTGTGAGGGACAACATGGAGCACTTTCGCATCCTATATAACAACATTCTGCAGGAATGTCCACAGGCCGTTTACAAACCACAGCAGGGGAGACTAGAGGTGAGATCAG GTCGATAA
- the tamm41 gene encoding phosphatidate cytidylyltransferase, mitochondrial isoform X1: MALAALQNSGVFYRRILSQFPQDTSLAFAYGSGVFKQAGTTQGQMRSNMLDFVFAVDDPVTWHTMNLIENRKHYSFLKYMGPNQIARIQNEYGAGVYYNTLVPLDERLIKYGVISTDVLMGDLLHWRTMYVAGRLHKPVRILMQKENGRLRAALVSNLKSAVTASFLMLPESFSEEELFLNIAGLSYAGDFRMVIGEDKSKVSNIVRDNMEHFRILYNNILQECPQAVYKPQQGRLEVDKSPEGQFTQLMALPRTLQQHITRLVDPPGKNRDVEEILLQLAHDPDCGLLVQQGISSIVKTSSITQSAKGIATAGLMKTVSYSVKKLRKMFKGWRRKT; encoded by the exons atggcGCTTGCAGCTTTGCAGAACAGCGGTGTGTTTTATAGGAGGATTTTATCTCAGTTTCCTCAGGACACTAGCTTAGCATTTGCTTATGGATCAGGTGTATTTAAACAAGCTGGTACTACTCAAGGTCAGATGAGG AGCAACATGCTGGACTTCGTCTTTGCCGTGGACGACCCTGTTACATGGCACACCATGAACCTCATAGAAAACAGAAAGCACTACTCTTTTCTGAAATATATGGGACCGAATCAGATCGCCAGAATCCAGAATGAGTACGGAGCCGGGGTGTACTACAACACCCTAGTGCCGTTGGATGAAAGG CTGATCAAGTACGGCGTTATCAGTACGGACGTGTTGATGGGCGACCTGCTGCACTGGAGAACCATGTACGTAGCAGGCAGACTGCACAAACCT GTGCGGATTCTGATGCAGAAGGAGAACGGGAGGCTGAGGGCCGCCCTGGTGTCGAATCTGAAGAGCGCCGTGACCGCCTCCTTCCTCATGCTGCCGGAGAGCTTCTCTGAGGAGGAACTCTTCCTCAACATCGCCGGACTCTCCTACGCTG GGGATTTCAGGATGGTGATCGGCGAGGACAAATCCAAAGTTTCCAACATTGTGAGGGACAACATGGAGCACTTTCGCATCCTATATAACAACATTCTGCAGGAATGTCCACAGGCCGTTTACAAACCACAGCAGGGGAGACTAGAG GTCGATAAGAGTCCAGAGGGGCAGTTCACCCAGCTGATGGCTCTCCCCCGGACTCTGCAGCAGCACATCACCCGACTGGTGGATCCTCCGGGGAAGAACCGGGACGTGGAGGAGATCCTGCTACAGCTCGCCCACGACCCAGACTGTGGCCTGCTCGTACAGCAAG GCATCTCATCAATAGTGAAAACCTCCAGCATAACACAAAGTGCCAAAGGAATCGCCACAGCAG GACTGATGAAGACGGTCTCGTACAGCGTTAAGAAGCTGAGGAAGATGTTTAAAGGCTGGAGGAGGAAAACCTGA
- the tamm41 gene encoding phosphatidate cytidylyltransferase, mitochondrial isoform X2, whose product MALAALQNSGVFYRRILSQFPQDTSLAFAYGSGVFKQAGTTQGQMRSNMLDFVFAVDDPVTWHTMNLIENRKHYSFLKYMGPNQIARIQNEYGAGVYYNTLVPLDERVRILMQKENGRLRAALVSNLKSAVTASFLMLPESFSEEELFLNIAGLSYAGDFRMVIGEDKSKVSNIVRDNMEHFRILYNNILQECPQAVYKPQQGRLEVDKSPEGQFTQLMALPRTLQQHITRLVDPPGKNRDVEEILLQLAHDPDCGLLVQQGISSIVKTSSITQSAKGIATAGLMKTVSYSVKKLRKMFKGWRRKT is encoded by the exons atggcGCTTGCAGCTTTGCAGAACAGCGGTGTGTTTTATAGGAGGATTTTATCTCAGTTTCCTCAGGACACTAGCTTAGCATTTGCTTATGGATCAGGTGTATTTAAACAAGCTGGTACTACTCAAGGTCAGATGAGG AGCAACATGCTGGACTTCGTCTTTGCCGTGGACGACCCTGTTACATGGCACACCATGAACCTCATAGAAAACAGAAAGCACTACTCTTTTCTGAAATATATGGGACCGAATCAGATCGCCAGAATCCAGAATGAGTACGGAGCCGGGGTGTACTACAACACCCTAGTGCCGTTGGATGAAAGG GTGCGGATTCTGATGCAGAAGGAGAACGGGAGGCTGAGGGCCGCCCTGGTGTCGAATCTGAAGAGCGCCGTGACCGCCTCCTTCCTCATGCTGCCGGAGAGCTTCTCTGAGGAGGAACTCTTCCTCAACATCGCCGGACTCTCCTACGCTG GGGATTTCAGGATGGTGATCGGCGAGGACAAATCCAAAGTTTCCAACATTGTGAGGGACAACATGGAGCACTTTCGCATCCTATATAACAACATTCTGCAGGAATGTCCACAGGCCGTTTACAAACCACAGCAGGGGAGACTAGAG GTCGATAAGAGTCCAGAGGGGCAGTTCACCCAGCTGATGGCTCTCCCCCGGACTCTGCAGCAGCACATCACCCGACTGGTGGATCCTCCGGGGAAGAACCGGGACGTGGAGGAGATCCTGCTACAGCTCGCCCACGACCCAGACTGTGGCCTGCTCGTACAGCAAG GCATCTCATCAATAGTGAAAACCTCCAGCATAACACAAAGTGCCAAAGGAATCGCCACAGCAG GACTGATGAAGACGGTCTCGTACAGCGTTAAGAAGCTGAGGAAGATGTTTAAAGGCTGGAGGAGGAAAACCTGA